The uncultured Cohaesibacter sp. genomic sequence AATCGGCTTCTGCTCGGAATGGCGCAGCGTTCCAGAAGACGCCAAGCTTTTAGAGGTCCAAAGCGAGAATCGCCAGATCACCAATGAAAAGAACAAGTATCTGACGATTTTCGAAAGTCTCAACGACCCTGTGGTCCTTCTCGATCCCAGTTACAAGATCCAGAATATGAATCTCGCTGCCCAGTCCTTGTTCGTCGGCTGGAGTGAACCGGGAGCGATCTACTATTCGAGTGGGCACGGCACCAGACTGGAAAGCCAGCTGGACAGCCTGATCCCCCACGCGAAAAACAAGACAAGCTTCCAGTGCGTGCTTCAGACCAACAAAGGCGCGCGGCATTTCGACGTGCGCATTCAGGACATGCTCGACATCAGCGAGAAGTTTCTGGGCACTGTGATGATCTTCAATGACATCAGCGAGCACAAACGTGCGCGAGAAGCTGCCGAGGAAGCCAATCAGGCCAAGTCGGATTTTCTCGCCACGATGAGTCATGAAATCAGAACGCCGCTCAACGGTATTCTCGGCCTTGCAAGGCTCCTTTCCGAGACGGAAACATCAGAGCGCCAAAAGAATTACATCAACGGTATCCGAAGCTCAAGCGAAGTGCTGCGCTCGGTGATCAATGATATCCTCGACTATCGCAAGATCGAGGCAGGTGTTCTGGAAGTCGAGGTCATGGACTTCGAACTGTCTTCGATAGTCAAACGGGTGACCGATGCTATTGACGCCACGGTGATCAACAAGTCTCTTGCCTTCTCCGTCGAGATTGATGAGAAGCTACCGCATGTACTGCGCTCCGATCCGACGAAAATCTGCCAGATCCTGCTCAATTTGGTTGGCAATGCAGTCAAGTTTACCGAACAGGGGCGCGTGGACGTTCTCATCCGGCACGAGGAAATCCCGGATGGCACCGGCTCTGGACTGGCCAACGCCCTCCGCTTCGAGGTTCGCGATACGGGGGTCGGAATTGGGGAAACAGACAAGGCCCGTCTGTTCGAGCCTTTCACACAGGCAGGAACCGCCCGCAACAAGTTCTTTTTCGGAGGAACTGGTCTGGGCCTTGCCATCTGCAGCAAGCTGACGGCCTCACTTGGAGGCACCATCGACTGTGAGGCTCGCGCTGAGGGTGGCAGCCTGTTCTGGTTTACAGTGCCCTACGAGCCCGTCCTTGATGCTAACGTTTCAGATCAGCCGAAAATTGCCGACGGAACCGCGCTATCCGGCCTCAGGATTCTTCTTGTCGAGGATAACCCGGTCAACCGCATGGTCACCGAAGGCTATCTCGACAATCTCTCACACACATGCACCAGCGTGACCAACGGGAAAGAAGCGCTTGCAATTCTCGGTAGACAATCCTTCGATCTGGTCTTGATGGATGACCGGATGCCGGTCCTTACAGGCCTTGAAACCCTCGCCCAGCTGCGTGCCCACCCCAATCCGTCCCTCGCCAATCTTCCCGTCATCATTCACAGCGCCTGCATCACCAATGATGAAGTTGAGCGGGCATTTGCCCATGGTGCCGACGGCTTCTTGAGCAAGCCCTTTACCCCAGACGATCTTGCGCTCGCCATAGGCGACTGCATGACTGCCGAGTTGCAGGCAACTCCCAAAGAGTCCGGCGCAATGGCGGAAAGCTCAGAGCTTCCGCCCGATATTTTCGATGAAACATTGCTTCGACAGCACTTGAAAGCGCTTGGCGAGGCCCGGACCAGATGCATCGTCGAGGCCTATCTAACCTCGTCCTCCCATCTGATCGGTCAGATCTGTAGTGCTACGAAGAATTATGATTTCGATGAGTTGAGACACGCAGCGCATTCGCTAAAGGGGGCCTGCGGCAATGTCGGGCTGTCGTATCTCGCCGATCTGGCATTCGATCTGGAAAAAGCATCGGAAAATCGCAACAAGGATCAAGCACAATTCCTCGCTGAGAAGATCTGCAACATCGGTGAGGAAGCATCGCAGAAACTGCTGGAAAGCTGGCAAATCATGATCAAAACGGTCTGATCCACGCGGGATCAGATCGTCCGCCCCCCGCCGGTAAAAACATAACCCACGCCGTGCACAGTGACGATCAGCGACGGATTTTTCGGATCGTCCTCAATCTTCTTGCGCAGTCGGGCGATCAGGACGTCGACCGTACGATCACTGGGATCAAACTGCCGGTTGTCGAGATGATCAAGAAGGTTGTCGCGGGTAAGCACCTGCCCCTTGTGGGAGGTCAGAGCCGACAGAAGTTCGAATTCGCCGCGCGTCAAATGCACCAGCTCGTCGTCCCTGTCTATGAGTGACCGCTGATCAAGATCAAGCCGCCAGTTTGCAAAGCGGATCACGCGATTCTCGGTGGTATTGTGACGCGCAGCCCTCACCCGTCGGATGACATTTTTGGCCCGTGCCAGCAATTCGCGGGGATTGAAGGGCTTGGTCACATAATCGTCCGCTTCCATCTCCAGAGCGACAATGCGATCGATATCGTCCGATTTCCCCGTCACCATGATGATACCCACATCGGAATAGCGCCGCACATCCTTCAGAAGGGTCAATCCGTCTTCATCTGGCAGATGAATGTCGAGCATGATAAGATCGATCTTTCCCGCAGCAAATGCCCGCCGCATCTCTGCGCCAGAATCTGCCTCTGAGATGAGGTAGCCTTCGGCCTCGAAATATCCTGACAGCATCGTGCGGCTGGTCAGCTCGTCCTCAACGATCAGAATGTGTGCTCTTTCAGACATATAGAGTTCTCCCGGTCGGAATATTACATTCTGTTAACATGATTTTACATCCCATACACACTCGCAGCGAACCTTATTAACACCGCAAGATTAAATCTCTGTAAGAAAAGGGGATTCGAGACCGGACTCTCCGGGATTCTACGAATGAACAAGGGAGATCTTTGATGAAACTGTTGCGAGCATTGTGGCGCGCATTATGGAGCAAGCAGGCTGCAATTCCGATAGCAATTCTATTGGTCGGTGCGTTCGGCACAGGCATCATTTTCTGGGGCGGGTTCCACTGGGCCATGGAATCGTCCAACAGCATCGAATTTTGTACGTCTTGTCACGAGATGGAAAGCACCGTCTATCCTGAGTATAAGAAGTCCGTTCACTATTCGAACCCGTCGGGCGTTCGGGCCATCTGTTCGGACTGCCACGTGCCTAAGGACTGGTATCACAAAGTCCGCCGTAAGATCGTGGCCTCCAAGGAGCTCTACCATCACCTGATGGGCACCATCGATACGAAGGAAAAGTTTGAGAACCACAGGCTTGAGCTTGCCCAGTCGGTATGGGCGGAAATGGAAGCAAACGACAGCCGTGAATGCCGCAATTGCCATTCATGGGACGCTATGGACTTCGAAAAACAGCACCCGAATGCTTCCAAGCAGATGATGCAGGCCAGGGACAATGGCGATACCTGTATTTCTTGTCACAAGGGCATAGCCCATAAGATGCCGGACCTGTCATCAGGCTACAAGAAACTCTTCAAAGAACTCACTTCCGTATCAGCCAGTGAGCTCAAGGATGCGAAAAAGCTAATCACCGTTCAAACCAAATCCTTTTTCCTCGATAAGGATGCAGCGAAAAAAGATGGCAAGGCAGCAGGAAAACTGCTCTCAGCTACGGAAGTTTCGGTTCTTGAACGATCCGGAGACCTTCTCAAGGTGCGCCTTGAGGGCTGGCAGCAGGATAAGGTTGATCGTGTGATCTATGCTCTGAGAGGCCAGCGTATTTTCGAGGCAACCCTCTCCAAGGGTAGTACAGATGCCATCAAGCGTCTGACGACGGAAAAAGATCCAGATACCGATCTGGTGTGGCACAAGATGGAGATTGATGGCTGGGTTACTTCCAAAGATCTCGTCAGTGACGAAGACAAACTCTGGAATTATGCCGAGGAACTCTATGGCGCCTCTTGTGCGACCTGTCACTCGCGCCCTGATCCAGGACACTATCTGTCGAACCAGTGGATCGGCGTTCTGAAATCCATGAAGCGCTTCGTCTCCATCGATAAAGAGCAATACCGCTTCTTGCAGAAATACCTCCAGCTGAACGCCAAGGACACAGGCGGGGCGGCACACCATGAATAAGCCGCTCTCCCCAAATGTCGCTCAGGACATGGTGGAAACGCACATCCCCGCCGAGGAATTGGCGGGGAGCAATGAAGAAGCAGACACCCATCGCGCCATCATCTATCGCTGGCTGGGTAGCCTGTTCGCCCACGAGCTGTCCGAGGACATGCTTGCCGCCTACGGAACCGAAGAAGGACAAGCCTTTCTCGACCTCTTGATGACTGTCGATGAGGGCCTCTTTGGCGAGCTGCGTCGCTTCATTGTTCCCGGTGAGGCATCCGCTGAAACAATAAAGGCTCTGGGTGGAGACTTTTCCAGACTGTTCCTCGGAGCAGGTGGAAGACGCAGCGCTCCTCCCTATCAATCAGCCTATGAAGGCGAGAGCGGACGGCTTTATGGTGACGCAACCGGTCGCATGACCATCGTGTTGCGTAAATTGGATATGCAATTGCCGGACGACTTTCCCGAACCGGCCGACCATATTAGCATTCAGCTCGATGTCATGGCCCTGTTGGTGGAGACCGCTTCGCCAATGCAGCAGATCGCATTCATCGACGCGCACCTGATGCCATGGCTCCCGGCCTTTGCCGAGCGCTGCAAGGCATTTGATAAAAACGGCTTCTACGCCTCGGCATCCGCAGCATTGGTCGCGATGGTCGAGACAGACCGTCAACGGCTAGAAAAAAGCCGAACCCCGCAGAAACAAGCAGGATGTTGACCCCGGGCGTGGGGCCAATTCGAAATAGGAAATCCAAGGAGGACTGAAAAGGGTAGCATCATGTCAAATCCATTCAATAGCTACAAATCCAGACGCGACTTCATGCGAGGTGCCACGGCACTGGGCGCATTCGGGGTCTTTGCACCATCACTTCTGCGCGCTGGCATCGCCCGCGCTGCCGGATCGGACGGCCAGGTTCTGACCGGCTCGCACTGGGGTGCTTTCAACGCTATCGTCAAGGACGGTCGCTTTGCTGACATCAAGCCTTGGGAAGGCGATCCCGCTCCGAGCGATCAGCTTCCGGGCATTCTCGACTCGGTCTATTCCCCGAGCCGCATCAAATATCCTATGGTCCGTCGGGCCTATCTGGAAAACGGACCGGGAGCTTCGGTAGAAACCCGTGGACAGGACGATTTCGTCCGCGTCTCCTGGGATCAGGCTCTGGATCTTGTCGTTTCCGAGTTGAAACGGGTAAAAGAGAAATATGGCTCCGCCGGGACCTTCGCCGGCTCCTATGGCTGGAAGAGCCCGGGTAAATTGCACAACTGTCAGGCTCTCCTGCGCCGTGCCCTCAATATCGGCCTCGAAGGCGCTTTCGTGAACAGCTCGGGCGACTATTCGACCGGCGCTTCCCAGATCATCATGCCGCATGTTCTCGGCACGCTGGAAGTCTACGAACAGCAGACCGTCTGGCCGGTCGTGGTCGAAAACACCGATACATTGGTCTTCTGGGGTTGTGATCCGCTCAACACCAACCAGATCAGCTGGCTTGTTAGCGATCATGGCAACTTCCCATATTTCGATGAATTCAAGAAAACCGGCAAGAAGGTCATCGTCATCGATCCGATGAAGACCAGAACGGCCAAATTCTTCGATGCAGAGTGGATTCCGATCAAGCCGCAGACCGACGTCGCCATGATGCTCGGCATTGCACATACGCTTTATGCCGAAGAACTGCATGATGCAGACTTCCTGGACGAATACACCTCAGGCTTCGACAAGTTCGTTCCTTACCTGACAGGTGAAAGCGACGGTACGCCGAAAAACGCTGAATGGGCAGAAAGCATTTGCGGTGTTCCGGCCGATACCATCAAGGAACTGGCAAAGCTGTTCCAGTCCACTCGCACGATGCTCTCAAGCGGATGGTCGATTCAGCGTCAGCACCATGGCGAACAGGCTCACTGGATGCTGGTCACCCTTGCTTCCATGCTCGGCCAGATCGGCCTGCCCGGCGGTGGCTTCGGTCTTAGCTACCATTATGCAAACGGTGGCGCGCCTTCCGCCAACAGCCCGGTTCTTCCTGGCATTACCGATGGTGGACAGGCCGTCGACGGAGCAGCATGGCTCACCAGCGCCGGTGCTGCATCCATCCCGCTTGCCCGCGTTGTCGACATGCTCGAAAATCCGGGTGCGGAATTCGACTTCAACGGCACCAAGGCAAAATACCCAGAAGTCAAACTGGCCTATTGGGTCGGCGGCAACCCGTTCACCCACCATCAGGACCGGAACCGCATGGTCAAAGCCTGGGAAAAACTGGAAACCTTCATTGTGCAGGACTTCCAGTGGACGCCAACGGCTCGCCACGCTGATATCGTATTGCCGGCAACAACCGCCTATGAGCGCAACGACATCGAGCATGTCGGTGACTATTCCTTGCGTGCCATCATCGCAATGAAAAAAGTCATTGATCCGGTCTTCGAAGCGCGTACAGACCTCGATATCTTCACCGAGATCGCTGATCGCCTCGGCAAGAAAAAAGAGTTTACCGAAGGCAAAGACGAGATGGGCTGGATCAAGTCCTTCTACGAAGAAGCGGTCAAACAGGGCGAAGCCAAGAATATCGACGTGCCCGACTTCGACACCTTCTGGGAAAAAGGCATCAAGGAATTCGAGATCACCGACGAAGCCAAGAACTATGTTCGGTATTCTGAGTTCCGCGATGATCCGTTGCTCGAGCCACTCGGTACGCCAACAGGTCTGATCGAGATCTTTTCGCGTAACATCGAGAAAATGGGTTACGACGATTGCCCAGCTCATCCGACATGGATGGAACCGATCGAACGTCTCGACGGTCCGGACACCAAATATCCGCTGCATGTGGATACCAAACATCCGGAAAAACGCCTACATAGCCAGCTCTGCGGCACGATCCTGCGCAAGGAATATGCGGTTGCAGACCGTGAACCTTGCCTGATCAATACCAAGGATGCAGAAAAACGCGGCATTGCAGATGGCGACGTCGTCCGCATCTTCAACGACCGTGGACAGGTTCTTGCCGGCGCTGTTGTGACTGACGACATCCGTCCGGGTGTTCTGCGGTTGTCTGAAGGTGGTTGGTACGATCCGGTTGAACCGGGCAAGGTTGGTAGTCTCGACGCCTATGGCGACGCAAACTGCCTGTCCGTTGACATCGGAACGTCCAAGCTGGCACAGGGCAACTGTGGCCACACCGCCGTTGCGGACGTCGAAAAATTCACCAGTGACCTGCCTCCGGTGACTGTCTTCTCGACACCGAAAAACGGCTAATAGTCGAGCATTGAAGACTTGAGGAACGGGCCACGGCCCGTTCTTCCCCCGATGACAAGGAAGGAGTGATTGCAATGGCCTGGACAGATTCCTTCGGACGAAAGATCGACTATGTGCGGCTCTCGGTGACGGACAAATGCAATCTGCGCTGCTTTTACTGTATGCCAGAACGCCATCGTTCCTTCATTACGCCAAGTCATTATCTCACCTTTGACGAAATCGAGCGTGTTGTCGCTGCCTTCTCCGATCTCGGTGTCTCGCGCATCCGCGTGACGGGTGGAGAACCGATGGTTCGCAAGGGCCTGCCAGATCTTATCTCCCGCCTCTCTGCCATTCCCGGCATCCGGGATATGTCCATGAGCACCAACGCCATGCTGCTCGGCAAAATGGCCGAGACGATTTACAAGGCCGGTATATCACGCCTGAATGTCAGCCTAGATACTTTGAATGAAAGCCGTTTCAGAGAAATCAGCCGCGGCGGCAAACTCGAAGACGTGCTCTCGGGCCTTGTCAGCGCCAAGCAGGCAGGTTTCGAGCCCATAAAGATCAACATGCTGGTGATGAAGGGCATCAATGACGATGAGGTCATCGATCTTGCCAGCTTCTGCATCGCCAACGGTTTTGCCCTGCGTTTCATCGAAACCATGCCCATGGGCGCGAGCGGACAGGAAGCCTATGGCCATTATCTCGACCTTTCCGTCATCCGCGACCAACTCGCCGAACGCTTCGATCTGGTCCCCAGTGTCATGGCAGGAGGCGGCCCTGCCCGCTATTTCCGCGTCAACGGCACAGAGACCCACATCGGCTTCATAACACCCCTCTCCCAGCATTTCTGTGCTACCTGCAATCGGGTGCGCATGTCAGCGGACGGCACGCTCCATCTTTGCCTTGGCAACAGCCACAATATGGCCCTGCGCCCTCACCTGCGCGATGGTATTTCGGACAGCGGCCTTCGCGATCTTCTGATCGAAGCTTTGGCCATGAAGCCATGGCAGCACAATTTCGAAGACCAACCCGACCATGTTGCCCGCTCCATGGCGACGACGGGAGGCTGAAAAAAAGCCCCCCGCTTCTTGCCCTTAAGTCTTTTTCCTGCCAAATCCGAAATCTGTCAGAATGGCAAAGAGGCTAGGCACAAGGAACAGCGATAGCACGGTTGCCGTCAACAATCCGAAGGCAAGACTATTGACCAGCGGGATGAGGAATTGGGCCTGCGTACTTGTTTCAGAGAGCAGCGGCAACAATCCGGCAATCGTGGTAAGTGACGTCATCACAACAGCGCGCAGGCGAGCCTTGGCAGCCTGTTTCGTAGCCTGCAATGGATCATGCCCAGCAGCCATTTCTTCATAGATGAAGGACACCAGTAGGATCGAGTTGTTGACCACGACGCCCGAGAGCGTCGCTAACCCGACAAGGCTCGGGATGGAGACATCCAACCCCATGAGCAGGTGGCCGATCACCATGCCAATCGCGCCCAGAGGTATGGCTGCCAGCACCACAAACGGCAACACATAGCTTCGGAACTGGAAGCTGAGCAGGATGAAGACAAAGGCCAGCCCGATATAGAAGTTGGTGAGAAGCGATCCGCCTGTTGTGGCTGCTTCCTTGCCCTGCCCGTTAAAGGCGACACTCACCGACGGGTATTTCTTTTTCAACTCGGGTATGAATTTGGTTTTCACTTCCATCATCAATTCGCGCGCATTGACTACCTTTGGCTTGATGGAGCCTTGAATGGTAACGGTGCGCAGGCCATCCACGCGATTGATGCGGGCATAGCCACGGCTTTCGGTAACGTCAGCTATGGTTGAAAGGGGGATCTTTGAGCCGTCTGCCGCAGTCACATAGATGGAGTTGATCCCTCCACGACTATCAATAGCACCTTCCGCCAGACGTACGCGCACGTCGACGCCATAGCGCCCCGTCTGGATCTCAAGCCCTGTATTGCCCTGAACGATCGCTCTGAGCTCTTCGGCGACAGATTTGGCCGTCAGGCCCAGCCCGCCCGCATCGTCATGCAGTTTGACGATATATTCCGGTTTACCGGGGCGCAGATCATCCAGAACATCCACGACGCCTTCATAGTTGTATAAAAAGGCTTTGAGGTCATTACCCGCCTTTTTGATCTGCTCAAGATTGCTGCCGCGCAGGCGGATGTCGATGGCGTTGCCTGCGACACCACGTTCCTTGTCGGTGAATTTCATTGAAAGGCTGCCCGCAACCGGTCCGGTATATTGGCGCCATTTGGAGAGCATCTCCTGAAGTGAGCCTTTGCGCTCTTGTGCGCGCAGAAGATCAGCGCTGATGGTAGCCAGATGGGGCCCCTTTTCATTCGAGTCAGCATTGATCCCGTAATAGACAAGAACGTTATTTACCAGATCCTTGCCGCCCTTTTGGAGCGGAGCAAACTCCTTGTTGACCTTA encodes the following:
- a CDS encoding response regulator, translating into MQSLKRLIEEHEDWLISRVVDYAKTYRYTEYTSTLKEAWRVSICGLSGPLISALELYEEPPEIIAGEDFNRHPITAFGIEQARHHRARGITLAQFLGLTKYYHQSYADLVDEMGDSLNDRRKARLFVDRFFDLVEIGFCSEWRSVPEDAKLLEVQSENRQITNEKNKYLTIFESLNDPVVLLDPSYKIQNMNLAAQSLFVGWSEPGAIYYSSGHGTRLESQLDSLIPHAKNKTSFQCVLQTNKGARHFDVRIQDMLDISEKFLGTVMIFNDISEHKRAREAAEEANQAKSDFLATMSHEIRTPLNGILGLARLLSETETSERQKNYINGIRSSSEVLRSVINDILDYRKIEAGVLEVEVMDFELSSIVKRVTDAIDATVINKSLAFSVEIDEKLPHVLRSDPTKICQILLNLVGNAVKFTEQGRVDVLIRHEEIPDGTGSGLANALRFEVRDTGVGIGETDKARLFEPFTQAGTARNKFFFGGTGLGLAICSKLTASLGGTIDCEARAEGGSLFWFTVPYEPVLDANVSDQPKIADGTALSGLRILLVEDNPVNRMVTEGYLDNLSHTCTSVTNGKEALAILGRQSFDLVLMDDRMPVLTGLETLAQLRAHPNPSLANLPVIIHSACITNDEVERAFAHGADGFLSKPFTPDDLALAIGDCMTAELQATPKESGAMAESSELPPDIFDETLLRQHLKALGEARTRCIVEAYLTSSSHLIGQICSATKNYDFDELRHAAHSLKGACGNVGLSYLADLAFDLEKASENRNKDQAQFLAEKICNIGEEASQKLLESWQIMIKTV
- a CDS encoding response regulator, with the protein product MSERAHILIVEDELTSRTMLSGYFEAEGYLISEADSGAEMRRAFAAGKIDLIMLDIHLPDEDGLTLLKDVRRYSDVGIIMVTGKSDDIDRIVALEMEADDYVTKPFNPRELLARAKNVIRRVRAARHNTTENRVIRFANWRLDLDQRSLIDRDDELVHLTRGEFELLSALTSHKGQVLTRDNLLDHLDNRQFDPSDRTVDVLIARLRKKIEDDPKNPSLIVTVHGVGYVFTGGGRTI
- a CDS encoding NapC/NirT family cytochrome c, which encodes MKLLRALWRALWSKQAAIPIAILLVGAFGTGIIFWGGFHWAMESSNSIEFCTSCHEMESTVYPEYKKSVHYSNPSGVRAICSDCHVPKDWYHKVRRKIVASKELYHHLMGTIDTKEKFENHRLELAQSVWAEMEANDSRECRNCHSWDAMDFEKQHPNASKQMMQARDNGDTCISCHKGIAHKMPDLSSGYKKLFKELTSVSASELKDAKKLITVQTKSFFLDKDAAKKDGKAAGKLLSATEVSVLERSGDLLKVRLEGWQQDKVDRVIYALRGQRIFEATLSKGSTDAIKRLTTEKDPDTDLVWHKMEIDGWVTSKDLVSDEDKLWNYAEELYGASCATCHSRPDPGHYLSNQWIGVLKSMKRFVSIDKEQYRFLQKYLQLNAKDTGGAAHHE
- the torD gene encoding molecular chaperone TorD, translating into MNKPLSPNVAQDMVETHIPAEELAGSNEEADTHRAIIYRWLGSLFAHELSEDMLAAYGTEEGQAFLDLLMTVDEGLFGELRRFIVPGEASAETIKALGGDFSRLFLGAGGRRSAPPYQSAYEGESGRLYGDATGRMTIVLRKLDMQLPDDFPEPADHISIQLDVMALLVETASPMQQIAFIDAHLMPWLPAFAERCKAFDKNGFYASASAALVAMVETDRQRLEKSRTPQKQAGC
- the torA gene encoding trimethylamine-N-oxide reductase TorA, with the translated sequence MSNPFNSYKSRRDFMRGATALGAFGVFAPSLLRAGIARAAGSDGQVLTGSHWGAFNAIVKDGRFADIKPWEGDPAPSDQLPGILDSVYSPSRIKYPMVRRAYLENGPGASVETRGQDDFVRVSWDQALDLVVSELKRVKEKYGSAGTFAGSYGWKSPGKLHNCQALLRRALNIGLEGAFVNSSGDYSTGASQIIMPHVLGTLEVYEQQTVWPVVVENTDTLVFWGCDPLNTNQISWLVSDHGNFPYFDEFKKTGKKVIVIDPMKTRTAKFFDAEWIPIKPQTDVAMMLGIAHTLYAEELHDADFLDEYTSGFDKFVPYLTGESDGTPKNAEWAESICGVPADTIKELAKLFQSTRTMLSSGWSIQRQHHGEQAHWMLVTLASMLGQIGLPGGGFGLSYHYANGGAPSANSPVLPGITDGGQAVDGAAWLTSAGAASIPLARVVDMLENPGAEFDFNGTKAKYPEVKLAYWVGGNPFTHHQDRNRMVKAWEKLETFIVQDFQWTPTARHADIVLPATTAYERNDIEHVGDYSLRAIIAMKKVIDPVFEARTDLDIFTEIADRLGKKKEFTEGKDEMGWIKSFYEEAVKQGEAKNIDVPDFDTFWEKGIKEFEITDEAKNYVRYSEFRDDPLLEPLGTPTGLIEIFSRNIEKMGYDDCPAHPTWMEPIERLDGPDTKYPLHVDTKHPEKRLHSQLCGTILRKEYAVADREPCLINTKDAEKRGIADGDVVRIFNDRGQVLAGAVVTDDIRPGVLRLSEGGWYDPVEPGKVGSLDAYGDANCLSVDIGTSKLAQGNCGHTAVADVEKFTSDLPPVTVFSTPKNG
- the moaA gene encoding GTP 3',8-cyclase MoaA, translated to MAWTDSFGRKIDYVRLSVTDKCNLRCFYCMPERHRSFITPSHYLTFDEIERVVAAFSDLGVSRIRVTGGEPMVRKGLPDLISRLSAIPGIRDMSMSTNAMLLGKMAETIYKAGISRLNVSLDTLNESRFREISRGGKLEDVLSGLVSAKQAGFEPIKINMLVMKGINDDEVIDLASFCIANGFALRFIETMPMGASGQEAYGHYLDLSVIRDQLAERFDLVPSVMAGGGPARYFRVNGTETHIGFITPLSQHFCATCNRVRMSADGTLHLCLGNSHNMALRPHLRDGISDSGLRDLLIEALAMKPWQHNFEDQPDHVARSMATTGG